Proteins from one Cicer arietinum cultivar CDC Frontier isolate Library 1 chromosome 3, Cicar.CDCFrontier_v2.0, whole genome shotgun sequence genomic window:
- the LOC101492511 gene encoding protein LYK2 isoform X1: MDKVEKMIITFHMKVLVFFLWLFASSLGKNLLTCETSPHASSFYHCNENVSQNHCETFALFFTNSHYSSLSNLTLYLGLNKFVIAKTNGFSEETELFPLNHPLLIPIDCKCTSGFFQGELIKTTIKGESFYEISQSLEGLTSCKAIKDNNFGVLSPWNLDGNLKLVIPLKCACPFASSPFVTPKPKYFLSYPIIEGDTISNLALKFNITKEAIVSSNNLSSSKVLEPFTTILIPLNNNNPFLDFQAKPKQPNSYFPTNNITITKSQHKKSKMRTSEFYIGLIGVAIGAFFALVVTFLYMRLLKQKKVEENSCKERNMELQHLNQSVRTTSDKKASFEGSQDTLDGKINDSKPHKVLLETYTIEDLRKVTEDFSSNFHIEGSVFHGCLNGKNIAIKKMKNEILSKFDLEFFHDAIQDHPNIIKLLGTCISKGSSSDSFLVFEYAKNGSLKDWLHGGLAIKNQFISSCYCFLNWNQRLKICLDVASALDYMHHVMNPSYVHFNVKSRNIFLDEEFGAKIGKFGMSNCVENETKDPKFYSTNRSSWSLGYLAPEFVHQGIVSTNIDIYAYGVVLLEVLFGQTPISVSSSDNKGEGSVWLSDKIKVILRSENVNELREWIDSALGENYSIDEALIVANIAKDCVEEDSSLRPSAREIVEKLSRLVEELPNEECQILMSENSCKPLVEALGSNMSITH; encoded by the coding sequence ATGGACAAAGTAGAAAAAATGATCATCACATTCCACATGAaagttttggttttttttctttGGCTTTTTGCATCTTCATTAGGTAAAAACCTCTTAACATGTGAAACATCACCACATGCTTCTAGCTTTTACCATTGCAATGAAAATGTGTCCCAAAATCATTGTGAAACATTTGCACTATTTTTCACAAACTCTCACTACTCATCACTTTCAAACCTTACCTTATACTTAGGACTCAACAAATTTGTCATAGCAAAAACCAATGGTTTTTCGGAAGAAACTGAGCTCTTTCCATTGAATCACCCTCTTCTGATACCAATTGATTGCAAATGCACAAGTGGTTTTTTTCAAGGTGAATTGATCAAAACTACCATCAAAGGTGAGAGCTTTTATGAAATTTCTCAATCATTAGAAGGCTTAACATCTTGCAAAGCTATTAAAGACAACAACTTTGGTGTTTTGTCACCTTGGAACCTTGATGGTAATCTCAAATTGGTTATTCCATTGAAATGTGCTTGCCCTTTTGCTTCTTCTCCTTTTGTTACACCAAAACCAAAATACTTTCTGTCTTATCCTATAATTGAAGGTGACACAATTTCAAATTTGGCCTTAAAGTTCAATATTACAAAAGAAGCTATAGTTTCTTCAAATAACTTATCATCATCAAAAGTATTAGAACCTTTTACAACTATTCTAATTCCATTGAATAATAACAACCCTTTCCTTGATTTTCAAGCTAAACCAAAACAACCCAATTCATATTTTCCAACCAACAACATCACAATTACAAAAAGTCAACACAAGAAGTCAAAAATGAGAACGAGTGAATTTTATATTGGTCTAATTGGTGTTGCAATCGGAGCTTTCTTTGCTTTAGTAGTAACCTTTTTGTACATGAGGCtgttgaagcaaaagaaagtgGAAGAAAATTCATGCAAAGAAAGAAATATGGAGCTACAACATCTAAATCAAAGTGTGAGAACCACAAGTGATAAGAAAGCTTCATTTGAAGGGTCACAAGATACTCTTGATGGTAAAATCAATGATTCAAAACCACATAAGGTTTTGCTGGAGACATATACTATTGAAGATTTGAGAAAAGTAACTGAAGATTTCAGTTCAAATTTTCATATTGAAGGGTCAGTTTTTCATGGTTGTTTAAATGGGAAGAACATAGCaatcaaaaaaatgaaaaatgagattttgtcaaaatttgatCTTGAATTTTTCCATGATGCAATTCAAGATCATCCAAACATAATTAAGCTTCTTGGTACATGTATTTCAAAAGGGTCATCATCAGATTCATTTTTGGTTTTCGAGTATGCGAAAAACGGTTCTTTGAAAGATTGGCTTCATGGTGGCTTGGCCATCAAGAACCAATTCATTTCTTCATGCTATTGTTTCTTGAATTGGAACCAAAGGCTTAAAATTTGTCTTGATGTTGCAAGTGCATTGGATTACATGCACCATGTTATGAATCCAAGTTATGTTCATTTCAATGTGAAGAGTAGAAACATTTTTTTGGATGAAGAATTTGGTGCTAAGATAGGTAAATTTGGTATGTCAAATTGTGTTGAGAATGAAACTAAGGATCCTAAATTTTATTCAACTAATCGTTCTTCATGGAGTCTTGGTTATTTAGCACCTGAATTTGTTCACCAAGGTATAGTTTCAACAAACATTGATATATATGCTTATGGTGTTGTTTTATTAGAAGTTTTGTTTGGTCAAACACCTATAAGTGTTTCATCAAGTGATAATAAAGGGGAAGGAAGTGTTTGGCTTAGTgacaaaataaaagttattttgaggtCAGAAAATGTGAATGAATTAAGGGAGTGGATAGATAGTGCATTAGGGGAGAATTACTCAATTGATGAAGCTTTGATAGTGGCTAATATTGCAAAAGATTGTGTTGAGGAAGATTCTAGTTTGAGGCCTAGTGCaagggagattgttgagaagctATCAAGATTAGTGGAGGAATTGCCAAATGAGGAATGTCAAATTTTGATGAGCGAAAACTCTTGCAAACCTCTGGTGGAGGCACTAGGAAGTAATATGTCAATAACCCATTAg
- the LOC101492511 gene encoding protein LYK2 isoform X2 gives MDKVEKMIITFHMKVLVFFLWLFASSLGKNLLTCETSPHASSFYHCNENVSQNHCETFALFFTNSHYSSLSNLTLYLGLNKFVIAKTNGFSEETELFPLNHPLLIPIDCKCTSGFFQGELIKTTIKGESFYEISQSLEGLTSCKAIKDNNFGVLSPWNLDGNLKLVIPLKCACPFASSPFVTPKPKYFLSYPIIEGDTISNLALKFNITKEAIVSSNNLSSSKVLEPFTTILIPLNNNNPFLDFQAKPKQPNSYFPTNNITITKSQHKKSKMRTSEFYIGLIGVAIGAFFALVVTFLYMRLLKQKKVEENSCKERNMELQHLNQSVRTTSDKKASFEGSQDTLDGKINDSKPHKVLLETYTIEDLRKVTEDFSSNFHIEGSVFHGCLNGKNIAIKKMKNEILSKFDLEFFHDAIQDHPNIIKLLGTCISKGSSSDSFLVFEYAKNGSLKDWLHGGLAIKNQFISSCYCFLNWNQRLKICLDVASALDYMHHVMNPSYVHFNVKSRNIFLDEEFGAKIGKFGMSNCVENETKDPKFYSTNRSSWSLGYLAPEFVHQVSFVFLSKCGVHRGDILVMSVPYFK, from the exons ATGGACAAAGTAGAAAAAATGATCATCACATTCCACATGAaagttttggttttttttctttGGCTTTTTGCATCTTCATTAGGTAAAAACCTCTTAACATGTGAAACATCACCACATGCTTCTAGCTTTTACCATTGCAATGAAAATGTGTCCCAAAATCATTGTGAAACATTTGCACTATTTTTCACAAACTCTCACTACTCATCACTTTCAAACCTTACCTTATACTTAGGACTCAACAAATTTGTCATAGCAAAAACCAATGGTTTTTCGGAAGAAACTGAGCTCTTTCCATTGAATCACCCTCTTCTGATACCAATTGATTGCAAATGCACAAGTGGTTTTTTTCAAGGTGAATTGATCAAAACTACCATCAAAGGTGAGAGCTTTTATGAAATTTCTCAATCATTAGAAGGCTTAACATCTTGCAAAGCTATTAAAGACAACAACTTTGGTGTTTTGTCACCTTGGAACCTTGATGGTAATCTCAAATTGGTTATTCCATTGAAATGTGCTTGCCCTTTTGCTTCTTCTCCTTTTGTTACACCAAAACCAAAATACTTTCTGTCTTATCCTATAATTGAAGGTGACACAATTTCAAATTTGGCCTTAAAGTTCAATATTACAAAAGAAGCTATAGTTTCTTCAAATAACTTATCATCATCAAAAGTATTAGAACCTTTTACAACTATTCTAATTCCATTGAATAATAACAACCCTTTCCTTGATTTTCAAGCTAAACCAAAACAACCCAATTCATATTTTCCAACCAACAACATCACAATTACAAAAAGTCAACACAAGAAGTCAAAAATGAGAACGAGTGAATTTTATATTGGTCTAATTGGTGTTGCAATCGGAGCTTTCTTTGCTTTAGTAGTAACCTTTTTGTACATGAGGCtgttgaagcaaaagaaagtgGAAGAAAATTCATGCAAAGAAAGAAATATGGAGCTACAACATCTAAATCAAAGTGTGAGAACCACAAGTGATAAGAAAGCTTCATTTGAAGGGTCACAAGATACTCTTGATGGTAAAATCAATGATTCAAAACCACATAAGGTTTTGCTGGAGACATATACTATTGAAGATTTGAGAAAAGTAACTGAAGATTTCAGTTCAAATTTTCATATTGAAGGGTCAGTTTTTCATGGTTGTTTAAATGGGAAGAACATAGCaatcaaaaaaatgaaaaatgagattttgtcaaaatttgatCTTGAATTTTTCCATGATGCAATTCAAGATCATCCAAACATAATTAAGCTTCTTGGTACATGTATTTCAAAAGGGTCATCATCAGATTCATTTTTGGTTTTCGAGTATGCGAAAAACGGTTCTTTGAAAGATTGGCTTCATGGTGGCTTGGCCATCAAGAACCAATTCATTTCTTCATGCTATTGTTTCTTGAATTGGAACCAAAGGCTTAAAATTTGTCTTGATGTTGCAAGTGCATTGGATTACATGCACCATGTTATGAATCCAAGTTATGTTCATTTCAATGTGAAGAGTAGAAACATTTTTTTGGATGAAGAATTTGGTGCTAAGATAGGTAAATTTGGTATGTCAAATTGTGTTGAGAATGAAACTAAGGATCCTAAATTTTATTCAACTAATCGTTCTTCATGGAGTCTTGGTTATTTAGCACCTGAATTTGTTCACCAAG TGTCGTTTGTTTTCCTATCTAAGTGCGGTGTTCACAGAGGCGACATACTTGTTATGTCGGTACCATACTTTAAGTAA